A region from the Mustela erminea isolate mMusErm1 chromosome 10, mMusErm1.Pri, whole genome shotgun sequence genome encodes:
- the AKIRIN1 gene encoding akirin-1, whose product MACGATLKRPMEFEAALLSPGSPKRRRCAPLPGPTPGLRPPDAEPPPLLQTQTPPPTLQQPAPPGSERRLPTPEQIFQNIKQEYSRYQRWRHLEVVLNQSEACTSESQPHSSALTAPSSPGSSWMKKDQPTFTLRQVGIICERLLKDYEDKIREEYEQILNTKLAEQYESFVKFTHDQIMRRYGTRPTSYVS is encoded by the exons ATGGCGTGCGGGGCGACGTTGAAGCGGCCCATGGAGTTCGAGGCGGCGCTGCTGAGCCCTGGTTCCCCGAAGCGGCGGCGCTGCGCTCCTCTGCCTGGCCCCACTCCGGGCCTCAGGCCCCCGGACGCTGAGCCGCCGCCGCTTCTCCAGACGCAGACCCCACCGCCGACTCTGCAGCAGCCCGCCCCACCCGGCAGCGAGCGGCGCCTTCCAACACCGG aaCAAATTTTTCAGAACATAAAACAAGAATATAGTCGTTATCAGAGGTGGAGACATTTAGAAGTAGTTCTTAACCAGAGTGAAGCTTGTACTTCGGAAAGTCAGCCTCATTCCTCAGCACTCACGGCACCTAGTTCTCCAG GTTCCTCCTGGATGAAGAAGGACCAGCCCACCTTTACCCTCCGACAAGTTGGAATAATATGTGAGCGTCTCTTAAAAGACTATGAAGATAAAATTCGGGAGGAGTATGAGCAAATCCTCAATACCAAACTAGCAG AACAATATGAATCTTTTGTGAAATTCACACATGATCAGATTATGCGACGATATGGGACAAGGCCAACAAGCT ATGTGTCCTGA